In Akkermansia muciniphila ATCC BAA-835, the genomic stretch GTGCACATACCCGCCATCCACATTAACCACGCCGTCCCTGTCCAGAAACAAAGCCTTACCCGCCATATATCTCCCGTTCAACCAGTTCGCAAACCAGATGCCCCACTGCAATGTGCATCTCCTGAATGTTGTTCGTGGCATCGGAAGGAACGGCAATGCAAAACTCCGCAACTTCTTTCATCTCTCCGCCTCCGCGGCCTGTCAAGGCCACCGTCCGGACGCCCATCCGGCGCGCCAGCTCCATCGCCAAAACGATGTTCCGGCTGTTGCCACTCGTGGAAAGCCCCACCAGCAGATCTCCGGGACGGCCCACTCCCTCCAGCTGCCTGGAAAACACCGTCTCATAACCGTAATCATTGCCCACGGCGGTCAGGATGGAAGTATCCACCGTCAGGGCCAGCGCATTCATGGCGGGGCGGTTCAGCTTGTAACGCCCCACCAATTCGGCGGCCAGGTGCTGGGAATCCGCAGCGGAGCCTCCGTTGCCGCAGAACATGATCTTATTCCCGGCCTTAAGGGTATCCGTACAAATGCGGGCAACCTGCTCAATATCCCCGGCCATGGAAGCCAGGGCTTTGAAATTGTCCGCTATCCCTAAAATCTGGTTCCTGATGTATTCGCTCATTCCGGGCTGCTTTTCATGCGGTTGATGATATTGGTGGAGGAAAAGCCCTCCAGGCGGGGCAGTTCAAGAGCCTGCCCTCCATAAGATTTCACGAACTGTCCTTCCGGCCAGAATTCCAGGGGATACCCTTCTTTGGCAATCACGTCCGGACGCAGCTTCTCAATCAGCGGCAGAGCCGTATCTTCATCAAACGGCACTACATAATCGACAAAATCCAGGGATGCCAGCAGCAGGGAACGCATCTCCTCATTATTAATCGGCCTGTCCTCGCCCTTCAGCCGCTTGATGGAGGCGTCCGTATTCAACCCTACGAAAAGCACGTCACACGCTTCACGCGCCTTCATAAAGGAATGCAGATGCCCCAGGTGGAGCAAATCAAAACAACCGTTTGTAAATCCAACCACCTTCTTCTCACGGCGGAAACGTTCCGCCAGCTCCGCCGCGGCCTCCGGCGTCAGGATATTGTCGCGGTGACGCCAGGAGGGCGTCTGGATATCCTTCTCCTTCAACGCCTCCTTCAATTCCGTTCCGGTCACGCTGGCCGTTCCGAACTTGCCCACTACGATGCCGGCGGCCACATTGGACACGACCAGAGCATCCGGCACTGCGGCTCCGGCGGCCAGCGCCGCGCCCAGACTGGCGAGGGAGGTATCACCCGCACCGGACACGTCAAAAACATCCCGGGCCTCCGTAGGAATGCAGACAAAATCGGAAGGGCTGGAGGAAGGAATGAAAATCATGCCGTGTTCGCTCAAAGTGACAATCAGATTCTCAATGCCGAATTCGGAAAACAGCCTCTGCGCCCCCGCCACGGCATCCTGTTCCCACCCGTCCATGGCAGGATTGAGCGCCACGCCGGTAGCCTCCTGGAACTCCTTCATATTGGGTTTCACCAGCGTGGCCCCCCTATAGCGGGAATAATCCGCTCCCTTCGGGTCCACAATAACGGGCTTGCGCGCCGCACGGCACCGGGCAATCACATCCGGGGCGGTTCGTCCCTCAAACAGGCCTTTCCCGTAATCGGACAAAAGGACAAGATCCGCCTCCGGCAAACAGGCATCCACTCGTTCCAAAAAACGGGAAGCCAGCTCCGGCTCCATCCTCAGCGGCTGTTCCTGATCCGCTCTCAGCAAATGGTGCTTGCCCGCCACAAAACGGATCTTCACGGTCGTCTCATACCCCTCGCACTCCACCAGCTCCGGAACGCAGTGCGTCTCTTCCAGAAAACGCCTTACCTGCCGCCCATGGCCATCATCCCCGACCACGCTGATAAAAGTGGTGCGGCATCCCAGCGCGCACAGATTGGACACGACATTGCCCGCGCCTCCCAGCATGCGCGTCTCCCGGTCCATCTTCATGATGGGAACCGGAGCCTCCGGCGAAATACGGCTGACGCTCCCATACAGGAACTTATCCAGCATCACGTCCCCGATGCAGAGAATCCGCACCCGGGAAAATCCGTCAATCAATGTATGCAGCCGGTTCATGGGAGACGTCTCTTTCTACCACGCCCCCTGTTATAAGGCAAGGACAGTTGAACCGCGCTCCGGAACCGGAAAACGGGGCAACGCGGCCGCTTCCCGCCGTTCCGGACGGCAGAACACTCATTCAGCGGCAAAAAATAGGTCAGTCATGATAAAAATCTTGACCTGTAAGCAGGAAAGCACTACCTATTGTCTCCCGTTCCCGGACGAATAGAAAAAGGAAAACAAATCATGCGTGAAGTTACCGTAAGAAAAGGTGAACCTATCGACCGCGCTCTCAAGCGCCTCAAAACAAAACTGGATGTTGAAGGCATTCTGGATGAAATGCGCCGCCGCCGCGCCTTTGAAACCCCGATGGACGAACGCCGCCGCAAGGCCCGTTCCGCCAGCAAGCGCAACAAGGTAAAATGGCGTTACAGCAACAAGAGCGAAGAAACCGCTTCCGAAACTGCTGAAACACCCGCTTCCGCTCCTGAAGCTTAAAACAGTATTGGTTCGGGAATAAGAACCCAATTTCCATGAGGGCAACCCTTTCTCAAGGATTGCCCTTTTTGCTTCCCTCTGCACATGAATCAGTCAGCCCAGCTCTTCTCCCGCGCGCGCTCCGTTATCCCCGGCGGAGTCAACTCCCCCGTCAGGGCCTTCCGCAATGTGGACGGGGACCCCTTCTTTGTTCAATCCGCCAAAGGAGCCTACATCACGGATGCGGACGGGCGCCAGCTTATTGACTACATAGGCACATGGGGCCCGGCCATTCTGGGCCACGCTCCGCAACCCGTTCTGGACGCAGTACATGCCGCCGTGGACAGGGGGCTGGGCTATGGAATTCCTGCGCCGGCGGAAGTGGATATGGCGGAAATGATCACGGACATGGTTCCCTCCGTGGAAAAAGTGCGCATGGTCAACTCCGGAACGGAAGCAACCATGTCCGCCATCAGGCTGGCTCGAGGCTATACCGGACGCCGTAAAATCATTAAATTCATCGGCTGCTACCACGGCCATGTAGACT encodes the following:
- the gmhA gene encoding D-sedoheptulose 7-phosphate isomerase — translated: MSEYIRNQILGIADNFKALASMAGDIEQVARICTDTLKAGNKIMFCGNGGSAADSQHLAAELVGRYKLNRPAMNALALTVDTSILTAVGNDYGYETVFSRQLEGVGRPGDLLVGLSTSGNSRNIVLAMELARRMGVRTVALTGRGGGEMKEVAEFCIAVPSDATNNIQEMHIAVGHLVCELVEREIYGG
- a CDS encoding PfkB family carbohydrate kinase, with product MNRLHTLIDGFSRVRILCIGDVMLDKFLYGSVSRISPEAPVPIMKMDRETRMLGGAGNVVSNLCALGCRTTFISVVGDDGHGRQVRRFLEETHCVPELVECEGYETTVKIRFVAGKHHLLRADQEQPLRMEPELASRFLERVDACLPEADLVLLSDYGKGLFEGRTAPDVIARCRAARKPVIVDPKGADYSRYRGATLVKPNMKEFQEATGVALNPAMDGWEQDAVAGAQRLFSEFGIENLIVTLSEHGMIFIPSSSPSDFVCIPTEARDVFDVSGAGDTSLASLGAALAAGAAVPDALVVSNVAAGIVVGKFGTASVTGTELKEALKEKDIQTPSWRHRDNILTPEAAAELAERFRREKKVVGFTNGCFDLLHLGHLHSFMKAREACDVLFVGLNTDASIKRLKGEDRPINNEEMRSLLLASLDFVDYVVPFDEDTALPLIEKLRPDVIAKEGYPLEFWPEGQFVKSYGGQALELPRLEGFSSTNIINRMKSSPE
- the rpsU gene encoding 30S ribosomal protein S21, with amino-acid sequence MREVTVRKGEPIDRALKRLKTKLDVEGILDEMRRRRAFETPMDERRRKARSASKRNKVKWRYSNKSEETASETAETPASAPEA